Proteins from one Podarcis raffonei isolate rPodRaf1 chromosome 1, rPodRaf1.pri, whole genome shotgun sequence genomic window:
- the NUP35 gene encoding nucleoporin NUP35 isoform X2: MKPQDVFMRVQTITSAPGREVTLTFRPVGSGTEPMTLGSPTSPKPGAGAQFLPGFLMGDLPTPVTPQPRSFSGPSVGVMEVRSLLHAGGSPPQPVVPTHKDKGGAPPVRSIYDEVASPGLGSTPLTSRRPVSFSVTQSPLVGSMPVTPGTGASVFSPATLAQPRKSTMSPAQLDPFYTQGDALTSDDHLDDTWVTVFGFPQASASYTLLQFAQYGNILKHVMSNTGNWMHIHYQSKLQARKALSKDGRIFGESIMIGVKPCIDKNVMESTDRCTVSSPSSAFTPPMKTLGTPVQPSSAQRISTMRPLATAYKASTSDYQVVSDRQTPRKDESIVSKALEYMFGW, encoded by the exons ATGAAACCCCAAGATGTCTTCATGCGCGTTCAGACGATTACCTCGGCCCCTGGTCGGGAAGTTACGTTGACCTTTAGGCCTGTTGGCTCAG GTACTGAGCCAATGACACTGGGTTCCCCTACCTCTCCCAAGCCTGGTGCTGGTGCTCAATTCCTGCCTGGATTTTTGATGGGGGATTTACCAACTCCTGTGACACCACAGCCTCGATCCTTCAGTGGCCCTTCTGTTGGTGTGATGGAAGTGAGGTCACTATTGCATGCTG GTGGATCTCCTCCACAGCCAGTAGTTCCAACACACAAAGATAAAGGTGGTGCTCCACCAGTTAGAAGTATATACGATGAAGTAGCCAGCCCAGGTCTTGGATCAACACCTCTGACTTCAAGAAGGCCT GTCAGCTTTTCGGTGACGCAGAGTCCACTTGTTGGATCTATGCCAGTGACTCCTGGAACTG GTGCCAGTGTTTTCAGTCCAGCGACTCTTGCACAACCCAGGAAGAGCACAATGTCTCCAGCTCAACTAGATCCATTCTATACTCAAGGAGATGCCCTAACATCAGATGATCatctagatgacacttgggtaaCAGTGTTTGG GTTTCCTCAAGCATCTGCTTCGTACACCCTACTACAGTTTGCACAGTAtggaaacattttaaagcatGTT ATGTCTAACACAGGAAACTGGATGCATATTCACTATCAGTCAAAATTGCAAGCCCGGAAAGCCTTGAGTAAAGATGGAAGAATTTTTGGTGAATCCATCATGATTGGAGTGAAGCCTTGTATAGATAAA AATGTGATGGAAAGCACAGACAGATGCACTGTATCGTCCCCATCTTCAGCCTTTACGCCACCAATGAAAACACTGGGCACACCAGTGCAGCCTTCAAGCGCTCAAAGAATCTCTACTATGAGACCTCTTGCTACAGCTTATAAAGCATCAACCAGTGACTACCAG gTGGTTTCTGACAGACAGACTCCAAGGAAAGATGAAAGCATTGTCTCCAAAGCTCTGGAATACATGTTTGGTTGGTAG
- the NUP35 gene encoding nucleoporin NUP35 isoform X3 — MELSLPSSSSVGTEPMTLGSPTSPKPGAGAQFLPGFLMGDLPTPVTPQPRSFSGPSVGVMEVRSLLHAGGSPPQPVVPTHKDKGGAPPVRSIYDEVASPGLGSTPLTSRRPVSFSVTQSPLVGSMPVTPGTGASYHNLTGASVFSPATLAQPRKSTMSPAQLDPFYTQGDALTSDDHLDDTWVTVFGFPQASASYTLLQFAQYGNILKHVMSNTGNWMHIHYQSKLQARKALSKDGRIFGESIMIGVKPCIDKNVMESTDRCTVSSPSSAFTPPMKTLGTPVQPSSAQRISTMRPLATAYKASTSDYQVVSDRQTPRKDESIVSKALEYMFGW; from the exons ATGGAGCTGTCtctgccttcctcctcttccgTGG GTACTGAGCCAATGACACTGGGTTCCCCTACCTCTCCCAAGCCTGGTGCTGGTGCTCAATTCCTGCCTGGATTTTTGATGGGGGATTTACCAACTCCTGTGACACCACAGCCTCGATCCTTCAGTGGCCCTTCTGTTGGTGTGATGGAAGTGAGGTCACTATTGCATGCTG GTGGATCTCCTCCACAGCCAGTAGTTCCAACACACAAAGATAAAGGTGGTGCTCCACCAGTTAGAAGTATATACGATGAAGTAGCCAGCCCAGGTCTTGGATCAACACCTCTGACTTCAAGAAGGCCT GTCAGCTTTTCGGTGACGCAGAGTCCACTTGTTGGATCTATGCCAGTGACTCCTGGAACTG GTGCATCTTACCACAATTTGACAGGTGCCAGTGTTTTCAGTCCAGCGACTCTTGCACAACCCAGGAAGAGCACAATGTCTCCAGCTCAACTAGATCCATTCTATACTCAAGGAGATGCCCTAACATCAGATGATCatctagatgacacttgggtaaCAGTGTTTGG GTTTCCTCAAGCATCTGCTTCGTACACCCTACTACAGTTTGCACAGTAtggaaacattttaaagcatGTT ATGTCTAACACAGGAAACTGGATGCATATTCACTATCAGTCAAAATTGCAAGCCCGGAAAGCCTTGAGTAAAGATGGAAGAATTTTTGGTGAATCCATCATGATTGGAGTGAAGCCTTGTATAGATAAA AATGTGATGGAAAGCACAGACAGATGCACTGTATCGTCCCCATCTTCAGCCTTTACGCCACCAATGAAAACACTGGGCACACCAGTGCAGCCTTCAAGCGCTCAAAGAATCTCTACTATGAGACCTCTTGCTACAGCTTATAAAGCATCAACCAGTGACTACCAG gTGGTTTCTGACAGACAGACTCCAAGGAAAGATGAAAGCATTGTCTCCAAAGCTCTGGAATACATGTTTGGTTGGTAG
- the NUP35 gene encoding nucleoporin NUP35 isoform X4, which produces MLVSFSVTQSPLVGSMPVTPGTGASVFSPATLAQPRKSTMSPAQLDPFYTQGDALTSDDHLDDTWVTVFGFPQASASYTLLQFAQYGNILKHVMSNTGNWMHIHYQSKLQARKALSKDGRIFGESIMIGVKPCIDKNVMESTDRCTVSSPSSAFTPPMKTLGTPVQPSSAQRISTMRPLATAYKASTSDYQVVSDRQTPRKDESIVSKALEYMFGW; this is translated from the exons ATGCTG GTCAGCTTTTCGGTGACGCAGAGTCCACTTGTTGGATCTATGCCAGTGACTCCTGGAACTG GTGCCAGTGTTTTCAGTCCAGCGACTCTTGCACAACCCAGGAAGAGCACAATGTCTCCAGCTCAACTAGATCCATTCTATACTCAAGGAGATGCCCTAACATCAGATGATCatctagatgacacttgggtaaCAGTGTTTGG GTTTCCTCAAGCATCTGCTTCGTACACCCTACTACAGTTTGCACAGTAtggaaacattttaaagcatGTT ATGTCTAACACAGGAAACTGGATGCATATTCACTATCAGTCAAAATTGCAAGCCCGGAAAGCCTTGAGTAAAGATGGAAGAATTTTTGGTGAATCCATCATGATTGGAGTGAAGCCTTGTATAGATAAA AATGTGATGGAAAGCACAGACAGATGCACTGTATCGTCCCCATCTTCAGCCTTTACGCCACCAATGAAAACACTGGGCACACCAGTGCAGCCTTCAAGCGCTCAAAGAATCTCTACTATGAGACCTCTTGCTACAGCTTATAAAGCATCAACCAGTGACTACCAG gTGGTTTCTGACAGACAGACTCCAAGGAAAGATGAAAGCATTGTCTCCAAAGCTCTGGAATACATGTTTGGTTGGTAG
- the NUP35 gene encoding nucleoporin NUP35 isoform X1, whose protein sequence is MKPQDVFMRVQTITSAPGREVTLTFRPVGSGTEPMTLGSPTSPKPGAGAQFLPGFLMGDLPTPVTPQPRSFSGPSVGVMEVRSLLHAGGSPPQPVVPTHKDKGGAPPVRSIYDEVASPGLGSTPLTSRRPVSFSVTQSPLVGSMPVTPGTGASYHNLTGASVFSPATLAQPRKSTMSPAQLDPFYTQGDALTSDDHLDDTWVTVFGFPQASASYTLLQFAQYGNILKHVMSNTGNWMHIHYQSKLQARKALSKDGRIFGESIMIGVKPCIDKNVMESTDRCTVSSPSSAFTPPMKTLGTPVQPSSAQRISTMRPLATAYKASTSDYQVVSDRQTPRKDESIVSKALEYMFGW, encoded by the exons ATGAAACCCCAAGATGTCTTCATGCGCGTTCAGACGATTACCTCGGCCCCTGGTCGGGAAGTTACGTTGACCTTTAGGCCTGTTGGCTCAG GTACTGAGCCAATGACACTGGGTTCCCCTACCTCTCCCAAGCCTGGTGCTGGTGCTCAATTCCTGCCTGGATTTTTGATGGGGGATTTACCAACTCCTGTGACACCACAGCCTCGATCCTTCAGTGGCCCTTCTGTTGGTGTGATGGAAGTGAGGTCACTATTGCATGCTG GTGGATCTCCTCCACAGCCAGTAGTTCCAACACACAAAGATAAAGGTGGTGCTCCACCAGTTAGAAGTATATACGATGAAGTAGCCAGCCCAGGTCTTGGATCAACACCTCTGACTTCAAGAAGGCCT GTCAGCTTTTCGGTGACGCAGAGTCCACTTGTTGGATCTATGCCAGTGACTCCTGGAACTG GTGCATCTTACCACAATTTGACAGGTGCCAGTGTTTTCAGTCCAGCGACTCTTGCACAACCCAGGAAGAGCACAATGTCTCCAGCTCAACTAGATCCATTCTATACTCAAGGAGATGCCCTAACATCAGATGATCatctagatgacacttgggtaaCAGTGTTTGG GTTTCCTCAAGCATCTGCTTCGTACACCCTACTACAGTTTGCACAGTAtggaaacattttaaagcatGTT ATGTCTAACACAGGAAACTGGATGCATATTCACTATCAGTCAAAATTGCAAGCCCGGAAAGCCTTGAGTAAAGATGGAAGAATTTTTGGTGAATCCATCATGATTGGAGTGAAGCCTTGTATAGATAAA AATGTGATGGAAAGCACAGACAGATGCACTGTATCGTCCCCATCTTCAGCCTTTACGCCACCAATGAAAACACTGGGCACACCAGTGCAGCCTTCAAGCGCTCAAAGAATCTCTACTATGAGACCTCTTGCTACAGCTTATAAAGCATCAACCAGTGACTACCAG gTGGTTTCTGACAGACAGACTCCAAGGAAAGATGAAAGCATTGTCTCCAAAGCTCTGGAATACATGTTTGGTTGGTAG